A genomic segment from Gracilimonas sediminicola encodes:
- a CDS encoding IscS subfamily cysteine desulfurase, with protein sequence MIYLDHAATTPISDKALEVYVNVSKHYFGNPSSMHDEGSSAKQILEASAKTIAGTLNARPKDVFFTSGASESSFLAIYSLLNSLGEESGHLITTPIEHSSVRNLFLKLKQEGYEVSVVSVNEYGEVDFEELKNLVREDTVLASIQHVNSEIGTIQDLARIGAFLHEKGVMLHSDCVQSFGRIPIDVQTLNVDAISLSSHKIYGPKGCGAVWMNPKVEWKPVFPDTDNQKKFKPGTADVPTVAAFATAAKLITQNRVTEQHRILKLREQLLAELTKLDYEVVVEQHPREYVPNILGLRFPGIEGQFFMLECSQAGLAISTGSACQVGSEKPNKTMTAIGKDEQEAREFVRLSFGKENQMEQIPQIIEKMSGILKRHFEKVNHHKKKEGMTT encoded by the coding sequence ATGATTTACCTGGACCATGCCGCTACAACGCCCATCAGTGACAAAGCGCTGGAGGTGTATGTAAATGTCTCGAAGCATTATTTTGGCAACCCCAGCAGCATGCACGATGAAGGCTCTTCGGCAAAGCAGATTCTGGAAGCATCCGCAAAAACCATAGCCGGGACTTTAAACGCGCGCCCTAAAGATGTGTTCTTTACTTCCGGTGCATCAGAATCGAGCTTTCTGGCAATCTATTCACTGTTGAATTCGCTGGGGGAAGAATCGGGACACCTGATTACCACACCCATCGAGCATTCTTCGGTGAGAAACCTGTTTTTAAAGCTGAAGCAGGAAGGGTATGAAGTATCAGTAGTTTCTGTGAATGAGTATGGGGAAGTGGATTTTGAAGAGTTGAAAAACCTGGTTCGGGAAGATACCGTTCTTGCCTCCATTCAGCATGTGAATTCGGAAATCGGAACCATCCAGGATTTAGCCAGGATAGGCGCTTTTCTTCATGAAAAAGGAGTGATGCTTCACAGCGATTGTGTGCAAAGCTTTGGCCGTATCCCGATAGATGTACAAACCTTAAACGTGGATGCTATTTCCCTATCAAGCCATAAAATATATGGGCCGAAAGGATGTGGAGCAGTTTGGATGAACCCCAAAGTGGAATGGAAACCGGTATTCCCGGATACAGATAATCAAAAGAAATTTAAGCCCGGAACAGCGGATGTTCCCACTGTTGCAGCTTTTGCAACGGCGGCCAAGTTAATCACACAAAACCGCGTGACTGAACAACATCGCATCCTAAAACTTAGGGAGCAGCTATTAGCTGAATTAACAAAGCTGGATTATGAGGTGGTGGTTGAGCAGCACCCGCGTGAGTATGTGCCCAATATTTTAGGCTTGCGGTTTCCGGGTATCGAAGGGCAGTTTTTTATGCTGGAATGCAGCCAGGCAGGACTGGCAATCTCAACCGGGAGCGCCTGTCAGGTTGGTTCAGAAAAACCAAACAAGACCATGACAGCCATTGGAAAAGACGAACAAGAAGCACGGGAGTTTGTGCGTTTATCGTTCGGAAAGGAGAATCAAATGGAACAGATTCCACAGATAATTGAAAAAATGAGTGGTATCTTGAAGCGACATTTTGAAAAAGTTAATCATCATAAGAAGAAAGAAGGGATGACGACATGA
- a CDS encoding DsbA family protein: MKRGLFLLTLFGLLFSSTAFSQGSGESETRINIVKYSDYQCPACKYFVSIEEQLKEEYGGEISITTKHFPLNMHEYAQLASRVAEAAREQDKYQEMHDMIFAGQEQWARGNAEAIFIGYAKSLDLDMEQFRNDMNSADMQRKVMADKREGLNLNVNSTPTFFINGTKLENNPRTFEQFKQLIEAMVKS; the protein is encoded by the coding sequence ATGAAACGAGGATTATTCTTACTCACGCTATTTGGGCTTTTATTCAGCAGCACGGCATTTAGCCAGGGTTCAGGAGAGTCGGAAACGAGAATCAATATTGTGAAATACAGTGATTACCAGTGCCCGGCCTGTAAATACTTCGTATCCATCGAAGAGCAGCTGAAGGAAGAATATGGAGGTGAGATTTCCATCACTACCAAGCACTTTCCGCTGAATATGCACGAATACGCGCAACTGGCATCGCGGGTTGCCGAGGCCGCCAGGGAGCAGGACAAATACCAGGAAATGCATGACATGATTTTTGCCGGGCAGGAACAATGGGCCCGGGGAAATGCGGAAGCTATTTTTATCGGATATGCCAAAAGCCTGGACCTGGATATGGAGCAGTTCAGAAATGATATGAACTCCGCCGATATGCAGCGAAAAGTGATGGCAGATAAACGGGAAGGATTGAACCTGAACGTAAACTCAACGCCGACATTCTTCATTAATGGAACCAAGTTGGAGAACAACCCGCGCACCTTTGAGCAGTTCAAGCAGCTTATTGAGGCAATGGTTAAATCATAA
- the argS gene encoding arginine--tRNA ligase produces MKEYLVEILSKSLDQFELEEQPEIRIEEPNQPEHGDASTNVAMMLAKPLKNNPRAIAQQIVDGLEYNEKKISAVEIAGPGFINFRFAEDYLFDELGEILGTGSEYGKTDAYKGKKVLVEFVSANPTGPLTVGHGRNAVLGDTVSRLLEWTGADVEREYYFNDAGRQMRVLGESVQARYLELLGKSDEFPEGGYEGEYIRDIAQALVDEHGEDLIDAEDEKPFKEKAEEEIFADISRTLDRMGIKMDSYFNEHSLYEDGKIEETIEKLRKLELAYDKDGAVWFKTTEFGKDKDTVLVKSTGEPTYRLPDIAYHANKLDRGFDLCVDVFGADHIATYPDVLSGIKSLGYDPDKVDVVVYQFVTIVKDGKPFKMSTRKANFVTLDELMDEVGADVTRFFFLMRSPNTHLEFDIAQAKEAGEKNPVFYLQYAHARISSILRKAEDEYDFSGKVDLSLLSHPAEITLIKTMLKFPEIVATAARLREPHHVITFLNQLASDFTSFYHDCRILGENEELAQARMELAKAVAQVLRNGLGILGITAPEQM; encoded by the coding sequence ATGAAAGAATATTTAGTCGAGATTCTCAGCAAGTCGCTGGATCAATTTGAGCTGGAAGAACAACCGGAAATTCGTATTGAGGAACCCAATCAACCCGAGCACGGGGATGCCTCCACAAATGTAGCGATGATGCTGGCCAAGCCTTTGAAGAATAATCCGCGGGCTATAGCTCAGCAGATTGTGGATGGTTTGGAATATAATGAGAAGAAAATCTCTGCCGTTGAAATAGCCGGTCCCGGTTTCATTAATTTCCGATTTGCCGAGGATTATTTGTTTGATGAACTGGGAGAAATTCTGGGCACCGGATCTGAATACGGGAAAACAGATGCCTACAAAGGGAAAAAGGTGCTGGTTGAATTTGTGAGTGCCAATCCGACCGGCCCGTTAACGGTGGGTCATGGCCGAAATGCGGTATTAGGTGATACCGTTTCCCGGCTCCTGGAATGGACCGGCGCTGACGTAGAACGAGAATATTATTTTAATGATGCCGGCCGTCAGATGCGTGTTTTGGGTGAAAGTGTTCAGGCCCGCTATTTGGAGCTGTTAGGCAAAAGTGACGAATTCCCGGAAGGCGGTTACGAAGGTGAATACATCCGGGACATCGCCCAGGCTTTGGTGGATGAGCACGGAGAGGACCTGATTGATGCTGAAGATGAAAAGCCGTTCAAAGAAAAAGCCGAAGAAGAAATTTTTGCGGACATCAGCAGAACGCTGGATCGAATGGGCATTAAAATGGATTCCTATTTCAATGAGCACAGCCTTTATGAAGACGGCAAAATTGAGGAAACTATTGAGAAGCTGCGAAAGCTTGAGTTAGCGTATGATAAAGACGGGGCCGTTTGGTTTAAAACCACCGAATTTGGTAAAGACAAAGACACCGTTCTGGTAAAAAGTACCGGTGAGCCCACCTATCGCCTCCCGGACATTGCCTATCATGCGAATAAACTGGATCGTGGTTTCGACCTGTGTGTGGATGTATTTGGGGCCGATCATATTGCTACCTATCCGGATGTGCTTTCGGGGATTAAATCTCTGGGCTACGATCCTGATAAAGTGGACGTGGTGGTTTACCAGTTTGTGACTATCGTTAAAGACGGAAAGCCATTCAAAATGAGTACCCGTAAAGCGAACTTTGTCACCCTCGACGAACTCATGGACGAGGTGGGAGCCGATGTAACCCGCTTCTTCTTCCTGATGCGTTCACCCAACACGCATCTTGAGTTTGATATCGCCCAGGCGAAAGAGGCCGGAGAGAAAAACCCGGTTTTTTATCTGCAATATGCACATGCCCGAATTTCCAGTATTCTCCGAAAAGCAGAAGATGAATATGATTTTTCAGGAAAAGTTGATCTAAGCCTGCTCAGCCATCCGGCGGAAATCACACTCATTAAAACCATGCTGAAGTTTCCTGAAATTGTTGCGACAGCGGCCAGGCTTAGGGAGCCTCATCATGTAATAACCTTCCTAAATCAACTGGCGTCCGATTTCACAAGCTTCTATCACGACTGCCGAATTCTGGGAGAAAATGAAGAACTGGCGCAGGCCCGAATGGAGCTGGCGAAGGCCGTAGCGCAGGTTCTAAGAAACGGGTTGGGTATTTTAGGTATCACCGCTCCGGAACAAATGTAA
- a CDS encoding energy transducer TonB: MSKIINKNVGLIACLLFVASGCGYFDFSADPRFCDEVNIVVEEMPQLIGGMSQLQESVEYPAEAKEAGIEGRVTVQFVVNKLGQTTRVQVIRGIGGGADEAAVSAVEEAKFEPGKQNGKPVCVQYALPINFRLES, from the coding sequence ATGAGCAAAATTATAAATAAAAACGTAGGGTTAATCGCATGTCTTCTATTTGTAGCATCAGGCTGTGGGTACTTTGACTTTAGTGCAGACCCGCGCTTTTGCGATGAGGTGAATATAGTGGTGGAGGAAATGCCACAATTGATAGGCGGAATGTCTCAACTTCAGGAAAGTGTGGAGTATCCTGCTGAAGCAAAGGAAGCAGGAATTGAGGGTAGGGTCACTGTTCAGTTTGTGGTAAATAAATTAGGACAGACGACAAGGGTTCAGGTAATCAGGGGAATTGGCGGCGGAGCAGATGAAGCAGCTGTCAGCGCTGTTGAAGAAGCTAAATTTGAGCCGGGCAAACAAAACGGTAAACCGGTGTGTGTTCAGTATGCTTTACCTATTAATTTTCGGTTAGAGAGTTAG